One genomic segment of Fischerella sp. PCC 9605 includes these proteins:
- a CDS encoding reverse transcriptase N-terminal domain-containing protein, protein MSKALSNQMMEWNTTPWRKLERRVHKLQKRIFQASVRGDVKAVRSLQKTLMRSWSAKALAVRKVTQDNQGKKTAGVDGVKSLTPKARLKLVTNLRLSNPVKPSRRVWIPKPPKKEKRPLGIPTMQDRATQALVKLALEPEWEARFEPNSYGFRPGRSVHDTIAAIYTSINKKPKWVLDADISNCFDWAS, encoded by the coding sequence ATGTCTAAAGCACTGAGCAATCAGATGATGGAATGGAATACGACACCTTGGCGTAAGCTGGAACGTCGTGTTCATAAGCTTCAGAAAAGAATTTTCCAAGCCTCAGTCCGTGGTGATGTCAAAGCAGTTCGCTCACTCCAGAAAACATTGATGAGGTCTTGGTCTGCCAAAGCCTTAGCTGTACGCAAAGTCACACAGGACAACCAAGGTAAGAAAACCGCTGGTGTAGACGGGGTTAAATCCCTCACACCAAAAGCAAGACTTAAACTGGTTACAAACCTGAGATTATCCAATCCGGTCAAACCATCCAGACGTGTTTGGATACCCAAACCCCCAAAGAAGGAAAAAAGACCGCTTGGTATCCCAACAATGCAAGATAGGGCAACTCAAGCGCTTGTCAAACTGGCATTAGAACCAGAATGGGAAGCTCGCTTTGAACCCAACAGCTACGGATTCAGACCTGGACGTTCAGTTCATGATACCATCGCAGCAATCTATACCAGCATTAATAAGAAACCCAAATGGGTGTTAGATGCCGATATATCCAATTGCTTTGATTGGGCATCTTGA